A part of Periplaneta americana isolate PAMFEO1 chromosome 17, P.americana_PAMFEO1_priV1, whole genome shotgun sequence genomic DNA contains:
- the LOC138692580 gene encoding oocyte zinc finger protein XlCOF6-like has product MDVIKKEPEVDPLAIQWSDNTDTDGKKSLSEKELCDLDTVKDELELEVTAEENDILTSSVVDIVDKTESSACESNAHKEEELEQHCSYGFDTSIDGDFSHNSLRCDVCNEAFLTSQSLKRHFLTHTLKKSFKCDVCGKCYLCPRYLRIHARLHTGEMPFECGFCGKTFRQLAHMKIHERIHTGEKPFKCNVCGKSFPESGRLKKHARIHTGEMPFECHVCGKSFRHLGHMKIHQRIHTGEKPFKCDVCEKSFRESGCLRKHARIHTGERPFKCNVCGKSFPESGRLKKHSFVHTGERPFKCNTCGKCFSEKGTLMNHVRVHTGERPFKCDVCGKCFTQLASLRNHLQTHSGESS; this is encoded by the exons AAAGAGTTGTGTGATTTGGACACAGTAAAGGACGAGTTGGAACTGGAAGTTACGGCAGAGGAGAATGATATTTTGACCAGTAG cGTTGTTGATATAGTTGACAAAACTGAGTCATCAGCATGCGAGAGCAATGCTCACAAAGAAGAGGAATTGGAACAGCATTGCAGCTACGGATTCGACACCTCGATTGACGGTGACTTTAGCCACAATTCTCTCAGGTGTGATGTCTGTAATGAGGCTTTCCTAACATCGCAATCACTGAAACGTCATTTTCTTACTCATACTTTGAAAAAatcattcaaatgcgatgtctgtggcaAGTGCTATTTGTGTCCTAGATATCTTAGAATTCATGCACGCTTACACACCGGCGAGATGCCATTTGAGTGTGGCTTCTGTGGAAAGACTTTCAGACAATTGGCGCATATGAAAATTCATGAACGTATACACACAGGCGAAAAGCCTTTCAAATGTAATGTCTGTGGAAAGAGTTTCCCTGAATCGGGgcgtttaaaaaaacatgcacgCATACATACAGGGGAGATGCCATTTGAGTGTCACGTCTGTGGAAAGTCTTTCAGACATTTGGGGCATATGAAAATCCATCAACGCATACATACAGGCGaaaagcctttcaaatgcgatgtctgcGAAAAGAGTTTCCGAGAATCGGGGTGTTTGAGAAAACATGCACGCATACATACAGGCGAAAGGCCTTTCAAATGTAATGTCTGTGGAAAGAGTTTCCCTGAATCGGGGCGTTTAAAAAAACATTCATTTGTACATACAGGCGAAAGACCATTCAAATGTAATacctgtggaaagtgtttttccgAAAAGGGAACTCTCATGAATCACGTTCGCGTTCACACAGGGGAgagaccattcaaatgcgatgtatgtggaaagtgtttcactCAGTTGGCTTCTTTAAGGAATCATTTACAGACACATAGCGGCGAAAGTTCATAA